cacacactaacacaaacacaaaggacTCTTCAACTAAACCAGTAAAATcccaaaacaaacaggtttaTCTGAGGGACAGAACTGTTTGAATAGTCAGATACagtattgaaatgttttaagagGAGCTGCCGGATGAAGAGCAGGATTTCCAACTGTCAGCACACTTCAGGTCAGGAGAGGTTCTTGCAAGACTAGTGGAGAAAAcgccagaattttaaacttttatacgatagaaaaaaagtctaatgatatcgatacctgtttggatactgcagcaacaacaatacAAGTTCAGGGTACCCAACTTTGtgtaattttgtgttttgattacCAAATAAAGCGAGCAAATTCATGCCCACTGTCTAATTTGCACAAAGACATTGGCACTGTTTCTGTACCAAGacgttgccaatgtatttgtgcaacttAGACATTGCTGTATCTCTTCCGTTCCTGGTAATTATTGgattaaaatatgaatgaagatCTAAAGCTTTGgaatttttcaaatgttttcgaACATGTGGTATTGAGAAAAAGTATGAAAGTTACTGCTCACACAGAGTTTCATCTATTGCAGAGGTGTTCAGGGGGGAAAGTGAGTTTTTGTTCCAGTATGTTCAATATCATTTCAGTTCAGTCTTCAAAATGAAATACCATCATCCTAAGAACTGTCTttgaaacatacaaaaaaaggaaatgatttgAGGTATTTTCCCCCCCTCATATCTGCCTCGCTAAAgcctctgcagcctgcaggggAGCTTTGCAGGTGAGCTGCTGGAGCGTGTCAAAGCCTGCTGCTCTCTCACCGACTGGCTCTGGGAACTGggatacaaacacatttacaacagCAAACCATGATATTATCTGCACTTCTCTGGTAACATCAGaagaggaagttaaaaaaagaagaatgtgatAGTGGCAGTATTAAATCTAAATTCGTATGAATAGTGGAACACAAAAGCTTAGTGTTCACATTTCAGTTGGAGTTTGAGGAAATCCTATTGGGCCGTGTCTTTTCAAAACTGGTTCTTCCAGCTAAATGGAAATGTTtcagtgccttttttttttaaccttttagcAGGTGTGAAAATGATCTTTAttcagaaaaactgaaaaattagCAGCAATTTCTTTAATATTATATGATTCTCTGttcacttttctgttgtttacattctgtttgcagttttaaagttttaaacctATACCTTCATTTTAGGACTATTTGGGAAAGAGGCAGGATGCACAAACCGACGTCTTTCCACCTGATGTGGTAATGTTTTCATTGCACACTCAGGAGAAGATTCTTTATGACGACATCAGGACGTTTCAGTTGATATGACCCATCTGTGGTGGCCAGTAGATCGTTGACagaatgtgaaaatgtaatctGTAAGGAAGTCTCACTGTGTGCTGCATCTGTGCGTGTGGCTCTTTTATCAGCTGATAAAGCCACTGACCGTTTTGAAGGGAATCAATGGAAGCCTTTTGGGATGTTTGCGCCATCAAGAGAATCTTTATACCtgtgtttgcatgcacacacacgtccaTGTTAATGcatgtaagagagagagagagagagagagagagagagagaatgtgagtGGGACTGGGAGAGGGAGTTTTGGGTTAAGACCATGCCCCCTTTCAGCTGCTGCTTGTTTCAGTCTGACTTCACTCCCTCGGCTGTGTCAGTTTGACGGTGAGTCACTGGTCGCTCATGTTTGGATTCCCCTCACTGAGAAGCAGATGAAGAGCGGGATAAGGGCAACGCCACAACAACAATTTCAAGGTACTTCTCCGGGTTATTACCTGTGGCTGATGCAAATTTGAGATAGAAAATGTCATTACTGTGAGGggatttgtttgatttgatttttttcatatgGCTGCatttgagttgtgtttctacaggacagaaaaaagggaacataaTCAATACCTCTGACATTTTAGGATCCTCAGACATTTGTGTTTAAATTGAATCTTTGCTGAAATGTCAAATCTATTTATCGCTTTATAACCAACTTATTCGTTAAGTTGAAAAAAATTGCTGAAGCTGTcgtatttaaaacaaatgaggaGGATTAaatgtaagatttaaaaaaaaaaaaaatgcttaaaaaaatgttatccttgtattttttctttcaaagaaGTCATATAATGTACAGGAAACATCCTGCCATTCTCCTGAACACGAATGTGTACTCTTGTTATTATAACACACACCTCTGATCATATTTCATGATAAATAACTGACACTAAAACACGGCCGTTCATTCATAATCTTCATTCTGATGCATCCAAGGCAAAGTAACCTACTTTACAAATGAGAGAGTCTAATCAGCTGTCCGTGGACAAATTGGACAGGcgacatgtttatttcttttttttccatactCTTGGCAACAGGTTGAGTGTTTGAAATGATGAAAGTCTTTACATCATTGGGTAAATGTTAACATATGACCCAAGAAGCGAGAAAAACGTTCCCTCACACGACAGAGACTCAGAGGAATGCGACCCTAAGCACCCCgtcatttctcctctctcaaCCTCAGTTTAAGCTCAAATACTTGAACCGCAGGCCTCAGTGGGTTTTCTGCTAAAACTTTGGCcatgctgtgtgagtgtgtgcacacgAGCAGGGGCGCGCTTCACAGAAAACACCTCATCGACTCTGTGTAAAACAGCTGCATGTGTGCCAAATGAAGTGCATGTGCTGTGATTGTTCTTGTCTAACAAGCTCATAATGACTGACGTGCGCCGTAAACACGACTGTGCagagtaaatgtttgtttgacgTTAATGTGATCTCTCTGTCTTTGCTGTGTTTGGTATCATATTCTATAAACATGCAATAATAACTTGCATCTGTTTTAGTGGACGTCGTGAGGTCATTACTGTGGTTTAAGTTTAATGTCATTTTACAGCTGAATGtcacagaaatgtatttattaaactCACATAGCAGTGATACAGTACTTTACTGTATGACAGGTAAAGAGCTTTTCAGTTACAGTGTTTACACCACCAGTCTACTCTCTGCCTATGGGGAATGTAAATCATGAATTTTGCATTTCTGATGGGGTGTAATATCAAATACTCAGATGTAATTTATCTTGGACTTACACTTTCAAAATGAGCAGATTGTcctttacttgatttacattcaGAATGATTTCTTTCAAGATCTTTTAAGGTTTCAGCTTCTAGTGATTTCGCATCCTTTCTGTCCATTAttgttcatgcttttttttttttttacgtctttCTGCAGCTGCATCTGGACCCTCTAAACCAGGAAAAACAGAGCTCAACATCCCCACCTTCTGGTTAAAAAAGAGAACACCTATGGAGTCTGTTGGATTACACAGTTTCAACTCCGTGTGATTTCTCTATTTCCAGAAGAAGCGCAcatatttttttgtgcctttttttcttcttggacCAATTCTTCACAGCTCCCTCTGCCAGCGGCATGTCAGCAGGAATGACTTTATAGCTGCTGAGTGCAGGCAGAATAGAGGAAGAGCAACATCAAGCATGGAGACTTCAACTTCTGCTCATGCATGGACTCCCTCCTTGTCGCCCGTCTTccccacttcctcctctccgtcctctCCGTCCTCTCATGGCTACCTGCAGTTCTTCTGGGAGTACCAGGACAACTCTGTCATTGTGCAGCATTACAACTACACGGGCAAGCTGCAGAAAGACCGCTACCGCGAGGGGCTCAAACCTGAGGGCATCGCCTTCCTGGTGGTGTGTCTCCTCATCGTCCTGGAGAACGCCGTGGTTCTCCTAGCCATCTGGAGGAACAAAAAGTTCCACCTGCCCATGTACTACCTGCTGGGAAACCTGACTCTGTCTGACCTGCTGGCTGGGATTACATACATGGCCAACATCATCATGTCAGGACCTAACACTCTGAAATTGACGCCATTGTTATGGTTcctcagggagggaggggtctTCATCACTCTGGCTGCCTCTATAATAAGTCTGCTGGCCATTGCAATTGAACGGCATGTTACTATGGTGACCATGAGGCCATACCATGGGGCAAAGCGCGGGCGAATGTGGGCACTGATTGGTGCAAGTTGGGCGGTGTCAGGATTTCTTGGTGTCCTCCCAATTTTGGGGTGGAACTGCATCCACAGACTGGACCAGTGTTCGACCGTCCTCCCGCTCTACTCCAAGAGCTACATCCTGTTCTGCGTTTCCGTCTTTATCGCCGTGCTGCTTGCCATCGTGATCCTGTACGCCAGAGTGTTTCGCATCGTCCGCACCAACACGCAGCGCCAGCGGCTCGGCCTGTCCGGCAGCATGAGGAAAGGCTTGGCGAGGAAGTCGCAGAAATACTTTGCCCTCCTCAAGACCGTCACCATCGTGCTGGGCGTCTTCATCGCCTGTTGGCtgcccctcttcttcctcctcctcctggattTTTTCTGCCCCACCCACGGTTGTTACCTTCTCTTCAAGGCAGATTACTTTCTCGGAGTAGCCATGGTCAACTCTCTCCTCAACCCCATCATCTATACTCTGACCAGCAAGGACATGAGGAGAGCCATCCTCAGGCTGCTCTGTCAGCCATGTTTGATGACCAGTGATGGACAGGTGAAGAAAATCGGGATGCCATTCCTGGAGTGCAGTTTCAGCAAAACCGAGGTGGCATCACAGAAATTAGAGGGGGGCCTGGAGACGACCATTTCTTCAGGGAACAATGTCACCACCCCTTCTCCTATTAAAGCCCTTTACCCCAAACTCTTCAAGTCACAAGGACTTTGACTGACTGAGTCAATAAGTGCATAAATGGGTTTCCCACTGATCAGAGGACATGTAGCAGCAGCCTGTTTGGTGAGCTCAAATGTGGAGTGTAGAAAACAGAAACTGCCAGAAACAGACGGTGTAAGAAATGTAACGGAGGTCTCACCTGGAAAGGTCAGGAGTGATGCAGCTACAGCAACAAAACCGTGTGAAAGTTTTGACATGGCCACAAGACTAAAGGATGCCACTCAAATGTGAACAAGCGACTGACATTTCAAAGACTTTGGGGATGATTCTTTTAAGTAATTTGCACTGAAATATCACAACCAGCAGCATCCtggaacttttattttaatcgttgctctgcattttgtttttaaggccCAGAAGAGACTTCTGTAAACTCAAAGATAACTGgcataaaaaatgtatacactCAAAGATGAAAATGTGTGGTTGCCTCTGCCCATAttgcagcacaaacacattttaaagtgtaaCCGGTGCGTCTGCACACATTTGGATTTCGCTGGTTCGAAAGTTCCCCGGTGTGGTGgattcatttgaattaaaacGGTGTAGAGCAGCCCTGCACATATATGAATGTGTGATGCAGGGAGACACACATGAAAGAGAGGAACTGTTTCTCAAAAAAACAGCGTTCAGGCAAGAATGCTGTGGTATAGATGTGGGAGGCAGAGCGAGAGCTTAAATTCCCCAGCTGTTTAGAAATGACTGATGGTGAGACTGTCTGATGCAGACTGAATGTCAGTGCagggtgtgtttttcttttattatcaggCTGGCATCTGTAAGATAACAGCCACAGCAACAATACAACAACAAGtcatataataattataataataatataataattatataatttGATGACCTGACAGTTGTGACTAAAGAGTTccattttattgtgaaaagcCTGGTAGTTAAAATTCAAATTAACTGCAATTACATCACAATTGCAAGTATAAGCCCAACGCATTAGGACTTTAAAATTTGATATTTCAACACCACAAGTGGAACATCTTACCATTTATCATTTTCCAGCTGACATGAGGCCTGTAAAGGACGTGGATGTGCCTGCACTTGTGAGCAAAATCATGCAGAAACAATTCAGATTCATCACAGTGCTTACCTTCACAATCCATCAGGCTCAcacaatatttcactttttcagaGCAGTCTTCTAACTGTTGAATaattctgtgtatttttttgtcttatctttttgtatttctgaagGATTTTTGTATCATCTGTATTATAAATTATAACTTTTTGTAACAatggatttgtaaaaaaaaacaaaaacgtttcatttcttttcataaaagaaataaatgattCCTAAATGATTCACAGGTGTTTTCTCGGTTTATTTTCAATGTGTGCCTATTGTTATATATGTGCTTTCATATAAGCGTGTCTGGGTGGGTTTCTAGCTGCGGTTGTACGAGAAATACTACAGCTCTGGAAGAAGCACCACAGGAAGTCAGCCCCCTTGTCTCACATCTGGTAATGCCATTGGCCTATATACAGACTTCTTCTACAAGCGCTGCATGTCTCACGACGGTTTCCAGCACCACACAATGaaccttttatttaaacatgaactttttCATTCTCTCCTATTGGGTCAAACCATGTGGGTGAGACGGACCCTCACCTCGCACGGACCTGCTGTCCACACCTGTCATCGCTGAagcagaaaaatacacagacaTCTGGCTTCAATGCTGAGCTGTATGAGCATGAACAGGCTGCTAATTCAGCAAAAGTGTGTATATTTTCCTACATCATCTTGGACTAGGAATGAAAAAGACATTGTAGTGCCACTATCTGGCACAGGAATAATGTGTGACTTTAATTTGGTATTTTGGCTTATACATTGTGGAAATATTGCTTTCATATTTCAGTATGATTCATATAAACCAACACTGGCTGGCGTGAAACCTCAATTGTTGGAGGGTTACCAGGAAGTGAAAAAGTAAAGTGCTTATGAGATTCTATTTAGAGACATAGGCTAACTTTTTACACCTTTCAGGGGAAGTTGATGCACAATGCAGCAACACATGCGTTAGCTTCTTGGAAAGCGAAGTACGATAGATACAAATAGGAAGTGTGTCACACTATATACTTGTTTCAGTTTTGCTTTGACCCTCAGTGACCCAAAGACATAAACTTATCCACAGTTAAAGAAACCACATGACACAGGGATGTACCTTTGATATGATTTGTATGGAAGCAGGTGTTTCTCCAGATGTTGGACGCATCCAAAAGTACACCAGCACTCACAGGTCATAAGATCAAGGAAATGTCCTGGACCCCTGcttccttcctgctgctgtttcttttttcttttttttttacaacaaagtaGACAGGTAGAGGTCGTAGAGGTCATCTGTCATGCCCAGAAAGGACAGTTAGGCTTGTAAACACAGATGTGCACATGGCTCTGTGCTACAGCAGAACAAAGGCAAAATTCAGAGTAGTGGGATGTACATCATGATAATAATTTCCAAAAGTGATTGTATAGCAGTCTGTGGAGCTGGCAGATGATTAAACTTGTCTAGGAGTGTTCGTTTTTCTGCCCTGAGGCTAACCCCACCCAATTCTTCTGACTGGAACTGCATGGAGCGAGGGCAGAGTCACTGCTCAGTCAGGGAATTAGTGTTTGGTGCTGATTCAACGCTTGTCATATCTGATTTTTCATGACTGTTTGTCACGTTGACCCTGAGGCAGCCAAGATGTAATTTCTGTAGAGTTAATATTTGACTCAGATGTGAAATTTGGCTATAGGGTTCAACAAAACTTAATTTTATTGGAATGCATACATAGAATTAAAGGAAGTGTAGGGCCTATTTCTGCATGACTCAAAGTCATGACATGCATTTTGAGTCAGTGACTAAACGAGGGGAAAGAGTTTGTGCCGCCAGTGCAACAGTCTAATAGTTTGCTTCTGGCGCcaccttgtgtttgtttcctaTAGGCCTAGTAAAGTGTGCTGTGACCTAAAACgtgttttccaaaaaaaaacttgtgtgtCAACACCTTTCTGGAGCAAGCATTTTTCTCTCGAGCTGCGACAGAAGGCTTACTGTACTCAATGTAATGAAGAAGCTAGTCACAATTAAAAAGACTATTTTTTTtaggaggggcggggggggggggggggggtggagatTTGACAAGCAAGACGAGCAAAGCAAACCAAAGTGGAGCCCTTTTTGTAGGATTTGGGGGGTGACGTATTTCTTGAGCACTGTGTCGTTCATTACACAAAAAGCATTTAATCaattttatataatatattgtATATTCGAACATCCCAATGTTATCTCATTCCAGGTCCTAATCCATATTTTAGATATCTTGTGTAATATGCTGTCTGTACGTCACcgtgtctttatttatgttttctgcTCCAAACTAATTGCCCCAAGAGGCATTAATTAGTTAGGCTGGAGTAACTGagtgtttactttaaaatacatttgtcaTCATACAATTTTCATTTACGTAGCCTAGAGGCTTGCCTGGCAACTTcaactcataaaaaaaaaaaaaagtggagtgGCCACACATGACATGATTAGCATGTTTGTGGTGTTTCCATCCTCAGTATCAGATTTGATTGACGTTAGCGCTACAGTTTTTGGCACGCCGCCAACAATTGCTTTCCTACACTCCGAGGACccccttcacaataaaagcacgcCCAGCGAATACGTCTGTCGCCGCCACTCAGCGTCAACGGAGGCGGGCTCGTGGCTGTTGAGCggggcttttattgtgaaagcgATAAGAGGCCGGTACAATGCTTAGTCACGGTGAGTTAcagctttccccccccccccctctcctcctccttcctatGTGGCGCACAGCTCGGCACAGCGAGATGGAGGAATTGAACTAGACTACGTGAGTGtcttttttattgcagatttaCACTCAGATTAATCTTAAGGAACAACTACGACGTGAGTAGATGAAAGAGCGAGCGGCAGGCTATCTGCAGGAGTGTGTTTATGTAGCGCTTTGTTGCCGTTTCTGTGCTCGGTTCGGCTCGCGGTGGTTACGCTACTGTCTATTATTAGGAGACTGTTTTGCTGTCAGCTCTATTTCCGAAAACGTTTTAACTTGTTATTATCCTTTTCTCCGGATGTTTTTCATGCGAAACACTCGTCGGGAAACTCTCGCGAAACCAAACAGCGTTATCATCTGCTTCACTAATGTTGCGAGCGTGCAAGGATAATTGTTGATCAAAACAAGCGCAGACATGATGAACATTAGTGATTGCAGCCGAAGTGGAAacagtgctttgtgtgtgtgtgtgtgtgtgtgtgtgaaagctgtTAATGTTGAGGAGATGGCGCGGAAATCTAATTCCATCTGGGTTTATGTAAGGACTGGCTTCACTTCTGGGTCATGTTTTGGTACAGCCAGTTCCACTGTTTGCTCGGTGAAGAGTTCAGGATGACTCACTGAGGAGAGATGCgtgccaacaaaaaaaaaaaaaaaaaaaaaaatgccatggAGCGAGTTCAACTCCACTATTTGTTTGTTCACATTTTACTCTTCGTGTTTGTAAGTTAAGAATTACTACGGTTGATGTTGCAGCACAACTACTGCAGTGCTGACCCGTGGTTCTCAAGCTGAGGTGCGGGGGGTCCATCAGGGGTCTTTGAAGGTCCTGCAGAGGAGTACTTCACTTTGTATCCTCGCTCAACACTGTGCGAGAGAGGATGCTTGTTTGCTTCGTCATATACTGTCGGTGTCACCATTCAGAAGTTAGCTCTACATGCAGTTACTCTTCTGTGTAGTCCATTTAGAGTTGTATGAAGGATTGTCTGCAGATTGTTTAAATTACAGGATGTTAAAAGCACTGATATGCAAGTATGCAATTTATTTCAACAAAAGGAAATGAGCTTTGCCGCGTCCTTATATAATCATCATGTTTCAAGTAACATCCCAGATATTGTCTTCTTCGTTTCCAGCTCCTCAATTGTGAGAATTTGTTGCTTTCTCGTTTTGTAAAGTTAGTTTTAGACCACCAGAAATAAATGTGAAGAGGTTCACGTCGATTTAACAAAATTGCGATATTTTTTCGATCGATAGAGGGAAAAAACAATCTGTAGACGCCTCGACGAgtgaaggttgttttttttcagtcgcAGATGCAGATGTTGATTGGCTGATGTAGTGTTATTAACACATTGGAGCCAGATGTGATGCATCGACATGTAGCTACATTTCCAAGAGAAGGACATCTCAATTTGGACTGCACAGTGAATTGCGTTTGAATTGTTGTCGCAGACTAAACATGTAGAGGACATCCATACTCGGCACTCAAACATTTGAGCTATCAGATGCAGCCCTGGATATAGAGACCAGATATCCGCCAGCTACTCTCAGAGTACGGAGGTTGGGTATCAACTTGGTGGCGACGGCACGGTTATGTAGCATGAAGGCTTTGAGaggagaaaagcagaaaatgtgattGACCTCGACCCTGAGGTGCAAATAGTAAATATTCTATTTGGAAATATGTTTGGATTATGGAGAAGGTGCTCCGCTTACAGACTGCAGTTCTACATCAGCGCCGTCATAACGCccttgcacttccacattgcaTCTGTGACGTCACTATGGAACTCCAAAAGGATCACTAGAGGCAGGGCGTCGAAACACACGCCGCGAGCTCCAGAACTcaggcgtgcacacacacacacacacacacacacacacaggggctgCTCGCCGTCGCAGCTCTAACGTGACATATTTCCAACTCGTACCTCTGTCACTATCTCTGTCGTTGGGGTCATTGGTGCAATGACTTTGCCCCATCATTTCGCAATTGCGTATTACAAGGCGCATGCAAGCTTGATTAACACAGATGTAGTCTTCCTCTTCAGTTTACCCCGGGAGCAGAACGCTGTAAGGGCAAGACATGACATAATACATTTGCAGCGGAAATCCAGGATGGCCGACAATGTGCTTCGTGTTATTGGACATGTCTTACTATTTTGGGTTTTGGTGAAATATTCGACTATTTGCATTTACACAATATGCCACTGACAAACAAAAGTGTCACTCCACCGTGCTGACAGTCATATCCGTCAAGCCCGATCCAAAGAAAGAAGCTTTATTATCATACATTACAAAGGGAAGCAGGGCATCGGTATTTAAGAAGCAACATTTGGAGATTTTGCTCGAACTTAATAAAACGATTCACTTTCTGTAggccaaattatttttttcctcttatatCTTTTGGGTACTTTTAAAAACTTGTTCGACTTTGCATTCAAACGGGGGAACTCCTGCTCAGGTGTCTAAGTGAATCCCTCCTCCCCGTCATACCTGAAGCTGTGTCCGTGTCTACTTGAAACATGAATGACCCGAGCTGTGCGGCAGCTGCACACACGAGTCAAGGAGCCTGTTTGTCAGCGAGCAGCTTTTCTGTCCTGCCTCTCCCGATTGAGCAATATGTTCTCCTGCGAAACTATTTTACCCAGAAAcgtggagagagaaaagcacaGCAGTAAACAGAAATTGACTCTGTTTCATATTACAGCGGGATTAACTGCTGGCTGACTGCCTTCATGAGGAGTTCACTGGTAACCGTTGACGTGCTGCCGTCTGTTGATAAAACGATACTCAGACGTTAATAAAGAATTGGTTTGTTTTAATTCACTGATTAAAAATGAGGCCACTTACTTCCAACACGTGGAACAGTAAGGTCG
This window of the Labrus mixtus chromosome 2, fLabMix1.1, whole genome shotgun sequence genome carries:
- the s1pr5b gene encoding sphingosine 1-phosphate receptor 5b, with the translated sequence METSTSAHAWTPSLSPVFPTSSSPSSPSSHGYLQFFWEYQDNSVIVQHYNYTGKLQKDRYREGLKPEGIAFLVVCLLIVLENAVVLLAIWRNKKFHLPMYYLLGNLTLSDLLAGITYMANIIMSGPNTLKLTPLLWFLREGGVFITLAASIISLLAIAIERHVTMVTMRPYHGAKRGRMWALIGASWAVSGFLGVLPILGWNCIHRLDQCSTVLPLYSKSYILFCVSVFIAVLLAIVILYARVFRIVRTNTQRQRLGLSGSMRKGLARKSQKYFALLKTVTIVLGVFIACWLPLFFLLLLDFFCPTHGCYLLFKADYFLGVAMVNSLLNPIIYTLTSKDMRRAILRLLCQPCLMTSDGQVKKIGMPFLECSFSKTEVASQKLEGGLETTISSGNNVTTPSPIKALYPKLFKSQGL